A genomic segment from Methanomicrobium sp. W14 encodes:
- a CDS encoding class I SAM-dependent methyltransferase, producing the protein MSSQDNNKDKEKAEAMDKVSKGLFAPAYPAIAEKIVKTLKVQEGKCIDAGAGPGMLAISLAKTTGLDIDLLELSEYSGAFAKKNISEAGLENRCRYVHGNVEKMPFEDLYADLIVSRGSIFFWNDLKAAFHEILRVLKPGGATFIGGGFGNGEVRDMICAQMAKDDPEWEKGNAEGKKKTVENRLRIITALEEEEIPYESISDDSGFWIIIKK; encoded by the coding sequence ATGTCTTCACAGGATAACAATAAAGATAAGGAAAAGGCCGAAGCGATGGACAAAGTTTCAAAGGGACTCTTTGCCCCGGCATATCCGGCAATTGCAGAAAAAATCGTAAAAACCCTGAAAGTCCAGGAAGGAAAGTGCATAGATGCCGGTGCAGGCCCGGGAATGCTTGCGATATCGCTTGCAAAAACAACGGGCCTTGATATAGACCTACTTGAACTGTCGGAATATTCAGGTGCTTTTGCGAAGAAAAACATTTCTGAGGCAGGTCTTGAAAACAGGTGCCGCTATGTCCACGGAAACGTTGAAAAAATGCCGTTTGAGGACTTGTATGCAGACCTTATCGTAAGCCGCGGCTCCATCTTTTTCTGGAACGATCTGAAAGCGGCTTTTCATGAGATTCTGCGTGTGTTAAAGCCCGGCGGTGCTACATTTATCGGCGGCGGCTTCGGAAACGGGGAAGTCCGGGATATGATCTGTGCACAAATGGCAAAGGACGACCCCGAATGGGAGAAGGGAAACGCTGAAGGAAAGAAGAAGACGGTCGAAAACAGGCTGAGGATTATAACGGCCCTCGAAGAGGAGGAAATCCCATACGAGTCCATAAGCGACGATTCCGGTTTCTGGATAATTATA
- a CDS encoding nucleoside recognition domain-containing protein produces MVDAVSFTSMLEYLARALILVCTGIILVNIIGETGIFKKIQKISRPLCRVSGLSEGAAISVLSMTVNSTAGKAMLAEYYRNGRVKKEEIVPSLLIGTFPTVLGESLFRVQLPTAIILVGPVAGLIYTLFNFFSTFIQAFFAILYNHIFLREKTYETQVTGDEKNTESPHGKKTRITRQNLKDGVRKSVPSLKKIVPITTAAMLIFYILSVAGLMDYIAMAFSPVLNLINLPGEASAALVAQFMHFSAGYAIVGSLIQTGVLDLEQALVTLILGSMVVITMIYIKYTFPMYIALFGKEGLVITYKTYAISMAAKVFCIAIVMVIF; encoded by the coding sequence ATGGTTGACGCCGTCTCGTTTACTTCAATGCTTGAGTACCTTGCAAGGGCCCTTATCCTTGTCTGTACAGGAATTATCCTTGTAAATATAATAGGAGAGACCGGCATCTTCAAAAAGATACAGAAAATCAGCAGGCCTTTGTGCAGGGTATCCGGTCTTTCGGAGGGGGCGGCGATATCCGTCCTTTCGATGACAGTGAACTCGACCGCCGGAAAGGCGATGCTTGCCGAGTACTACAGAAACGGGAGGGTGAAAAAGGAGGAGATTGTCCCGTCTCTCCTCATAGGGACCTTTCCGACGGTCTTAGGCGAATCCCTGTTTCGCGTTCAGCTCCCGACTGCAATTATTCTCGTAGGCCCTGTTGCAGGCCTCATATACACGCTGTTCAACTTTTTTTCCACATTTATCCAGGCTTTTTTTGCTATACTGTACAACCACATCTTCCTTAGGGAAAAAACGTATGAAACACAGGTAACGGGGGATGAAAAAAATACTGAAAGTCCTCACGGCAAAAAAACGAGGATAACCAGGCAGAACCTAAAGGACGGGGTCAGAAAATCGGTTCCGAGCCTGAAAAAAATCGTCCCGATAACGACTGCTGCAATGCTTATATTCTACATCCTTTCGGTTGCAGGGCTTATGGACTACATCGCAATGGCGTTCAGCCCGGTCTTAAACCTAATAAATCTGCCCGGGGAGGCGTCAGCTGCGCTTGTTGCGCAGTTCATGCATTTTTCCGCAGGGTATGCAATTGTAGGTTCACTTATACAGACAGGTGTTTTAGACCTTGAGCAGGCCCTTGTAACACTCATCCTCGGAAGCATGGTCGTAATTACAATGATCTACATCAAATACACGTTTCCGATGTATATCGCCCTGTTCGGAAAGGAAGGCCTTGTAATAACCTATAAGACCTACGCGATAAGCATGGCGGCAAAAGTTTTCTGCATCGCGATAGTCATGGTGATTTTTTAA
- a CDS encoding class I SAM-dependent methyltransferase encodes MMDKGKEHFEGIENEYEETIKRIVPCYVDFYGSVLSFIPERKDIRILELGSGTGFFTSMMLKKNSGAEIVCIDLSKGMLDVAGNKPDLKEVELIEGDFREVWKEGLFDVVVTTLCMHHIPKGDKDALLKKIYSSLKDDGIFINGDVFTGKDSFEEDLNMKWWHYAMINAGLNPSEAGSMVTKRKGNYGYIDMFHDFSKRCTGAGFKVVMPYKNRIYGVFGAFK; translated from the coding sequence ATGATGGATAAAGGGAAAGAGCATTTTGAAGGTATAGAAAACGAATATGAAGAGACTATAAAGCGTATTGTCCCGTGCTACGTAGATTTTTACGGTTCCGTTCTTTCGTTTATTCCTGAAAGAAAAGACATCCGCATACTTGAACTCGGAAGCGGCACCGGATTTTTCACGTCGATGATGCTTAAGAAAAACAGCGGTGCAGAAATAGTCTGCATAGACCTTTCGAAGGGAATGCTTGACGTCGCGGGAAATAAGCCTGACCTTAAGGAAGTTGAACTGATTGAAGGGGACTTTCGCGAAGTGTGGAAGGAAGGTCTCTTTGATGTGGTCGTAACGACTCTTTGCATGCACCACATCCCCAAAGGCGACAAGGACGCGCTTCTGAAAAAGATATATTCTTCCCTTAAAGACGACGGCATTTTCATAAACGGGGACGTTTTCACCGGGAAGGACTCTTTCGAGGAGGACCTTAACATGAAATGGTGGCATTATGCGATGATAAATGCAGGGCTAAACCCTTCGGAAGCCGGTTCAATGGTAACCAAAAGAAAGGGCAACTACGGTTACATCGATATGTTTCATGATTTTTCGAAGAGGTGCACGGGTGCCGGTTTTAAGGTGGTCATGCCCTATAAGAACAGAATTTATGGTGTTTTCGGGGCGTTTAAATAA
- a CDS encoding metal ABC transporter substrate-binding protein has product MNFKAVFFGLLVVLLVFAPSCSALNIVSTTSVLWDPLQSIGGEYVNVTYIADPAICPHMQGDIIPNRIQMQMDFIESADMFVAHNSSVDKEYVMPYLDKFMEANGFGKIKWTTLKDPDMSWNTPDKAKALAEETESWLVEADPEHKDYYDANLEDYIKEIYEKGNLTQEEKNTIPGQKAVVMIWQKDAAQNWLGLDIVDIFAPDFYMGGNYTAAKLVDSINENPNDYRDVSYVVENMQSGEIAKGVEEALTDLGYNSKRVVFTNFPRSIDGVDSIPDVLAYNKNLVNPGSVPAGNGSVTSAQTRPVSTATKSPGFSGILALTGVLSTLVIFKRRFN; this is encoded by the coding sequence ATGAACTTTAAAGCTGTTTTTTTCGGACTTCTGGTCGTTCTGCTTGTTTTTGCGCCGTCCTGCAGCGCACTGAACATAGTTTCGACGACAAGCGTTCTCTGGGACCCTCTCCAGAGCATAGGCGGGGAATACGTCAATGTGACCTACATCGCCGACCCTGCAATCTGCCCGCATATGCAGGGAGACATTATCCCGAACAGAATACAGATGCAGATGGACTTTATTGAGTCGGCGGACATGTTCGTCGCCCACAACAGTTCGGTTGACAAGGAGTATGTCATGCCTTATCTTGACAAGTTCATGGAGGCAAACGGTTTCGGGAAGATAAAATGGACAACGCTTAAAGACCCCGATATGTCATGGAACACCCCTGACAAAGCGAAAGCCCTTGCGGAGGAGACAGAGTCCTGGCTTGTTGAGGCTGACCCTGAACACAAGGACTATTACGACGCAAATCTTGAGGACTACATAAAGGAAATCTATGAAAAGGGAAACCTGACACAGGAGGAAAAGAACACAATTCCCGGCCAGAAGGCCGTCGTTATGATCTGGCAGAAGGACGCTGCACAAAACTGGCTCGGCCTTGATATCGTTGACATATTCGCCCCAGATTTCTATATGGGAGGAAACTATACCGCAGCAAAACTTGTCGACAGTATAAATGAAAACCCCAATGACTACAGGGATGTCTCATATGTCGTAGAAAACATGCAGTCAGGCGAGATTGCAAAAGGTGTTGAGGAGGCACTTACGGACCTTGGCTACAACTCAAAAAGAGTCGTATTTACAAACTTCCCCCGCTCTATAGACGGTGTCGACTCAATACCTGACGTTCTTGCATACAACAAGAATCTTGTAAATCCCGGAAGCGTTCCTGCCGGAAACGGTTCCGTAACTTCAGCGCAGACACGGCCCGTGAGTACAGCGACAAAGTCCCCCGGTTTTTCCGGAATTCTTGCTTTAACGGGAGTACTTTCCACGCTGGTTATTTTTAAGAGAAGATTTAACTGA
- a CDS encoding metal ABC transporter permease → MLEFIIPNNIVCHAVEAMLFASIACSVLGVIITQLKISSIGFTMAHAAFAGAAVGMFFGFDSRVSAIALSLLIAVLIGPLSDRAKMPEDTILGVLFGMLMAVAVFFIAYMQYIGKGFSASSLLFGDVVSLYREDIYALALISLAAVLFVAIFYKEISAIIFDKKIAEAAGINVKPIYYALLFMIAFTVSLSLNIVGGLLLYVWLITPAAIAYQFMFNVKGLFIMAPVVASVISVSGAVAGLEYSLPVGPLTAIMFSIVFVASVILSRKRRISYRKN, encoded by the coding sequence TCATAATCCCGAACAACATAGTATGCCATGCAGTCGAGGCCATGCTCTTTGCATCTATTGCGTGCAGTGTCCTCGGTGTTATAATAACGCAGCTGAAAATATCGTCCATAGGTTTTACAATGGCGCATGCAGCGTTTGCAGGTGCAGCCGTCGGTATGTTTTTCGGTTTCGACTCAAGGGTTTCGGCAATAGCATTGAGTCTTCTTATAGCGGTACTCATAGGGCCCCTTTCTGACCGTGCCAAGATGCCCGAAGACACCATACTGGGGGTGCTTTTTGGGATGCTGATGGCTGTAGCCGTATTTTTCATAGCCTATATGCAGTATATAGGAAAGGGTTTCAGCGCAAGCTCCCTTCTTTTCGGGGATGTGGTCTCTCTTTACAGGGAGGACATCTATGCACTTGCACTGATATCCCTTGCAGCAGTCCTTTTCGTTGCAATATTCTACAAGGAGATATCGGCTATAATATTCGACAAAAAAATTGCGGAAGCGGCCGGTATCAACGTAAAACCGATATATTATGCACTTCTTTTTATGATAGCGTTCACGGTGTCTCTGAGCCTTAATATTGTAGGAGGTCTTCTGCTCTACGTATGGCTCATAACACCTGCCGCAATAGCCTACCAGTTTATGTTCAACGTAAAAGGGCTTTTTATAATGGCGCCTGTCGTTGCTTCGGTTATAAGCGTCTCCGGAGCCGTTGCCGGTCTTGAATACTCACTTCCCGTAGGTCCTCTTACGGCAATTATGTTCAGCATAGTATTTGTGGCGTCTGTAATATTGTCTCGCAAGAGAAGAATTTCATATAGAAAAAATTAA